The Chroogloeocystis siderophila 5.2 s.c.1 genome includes a region encoding these proteins:
- a CDS encoding chaperone modulator CbpM — protein MTTSMGLSRVVWSNAGDRLYSFEQAAYFTQTSVSLLEQFVTLGLVEPTGTMLRRQDLVRIVQIQRLRRDLGLNLVGAAMVLDMAAEIAQLKAQLRAYQQS, from the coding sequence ATGACTACTAGTATGGGGCTTTCACGAGTGGTTTGGTCTAATGCGGGCGATCGCCTCTACAGCTTTGAGCAAGCCGCTTACTTTACCCAAACTTCAGTGTCGCTGCTTGAGCAATTTGTGACCTTAGGTCTGGTGGAACCGACAGGCACCATGCTGCGCCGCCAGGATCTCGTTCGTATAGTGCAGATTCAACGCCTGCGCCGCGATTTGGGACTGAATTTAGTAGGTGCTGCGATGGTGCTAGACATGGCAGCCGAAATTGCACAACTTAAGGCACAACTGCGTGCTTATCAACAGAGTTGA
- a CDS encoding DnaJ C-terminal domain-containing protein, with protein MATTDFKDYYNILGVSKTATPEEIKKAYRKLARKYHPDLNPGDQEAEARFKEINEAHEVLSDPEKRQKYDQFGQYWKQAAAGAPPTGGAGFEGMDFGQYGSFDDFINELLGRFGRGGGTARRVYTHRTTTRPQGFGNYTDFGDDPFSRFTEMPAQDTEAAIALTFSEAFHGTQKRLQIGDETVTVRIPAGVKSGSRIRVKGKGQISPFSQQRGDLYLTIELLPHSFYRFEGNNLICEIPISPVEAVLGAQIEVPTPDGKVTMTLPSGVDSGQTLRLRDKGWRDSKGNRTDLLVRLKIVTPKELSVQERECYEKLQQVSSFNPRRAIAEVHL; from the coding sequence ATGGCTACCACTGATTTCAAAGACTATTACAACATCCTGGGAGTCAGTAAAACCGCAACGCCAGAGGAAATCAAGAAAGCCTATCGTAAACTGGCACGCAAGTATCACCCAGACTTAAATCCTGGTGATCAAGAGGCAGAAGCTCGCTTCAAAGAGATCAACGAAGCCCACGAAGTGCTTTCTGATCCAGAAAAGCGACAGAAATACGACCAGTTTGGGCAATATTGGAAGCAAGCTGCTGCGGGGGCACCGCCGACTGGTGGGGCTGGCTTCGAGGGCATGGACTTCGGGCAATATGGCAGTTTTGATGATTTCATCAACGAATTGCTGGGACGCTTCGGGCGCGGCGGGGGTACTGCTCGGCGAGTCTACACGCACCGGACAACGACAAGACCCCAGGGCTTTGGCAACTATACTGACTTTGGTGACGACCCCTTTAGTCGCTTCACCGAAATGCCCGCTCAGGATACCGAAGCCGCGATCGCCCTCACCTTTTCTGAAGCCTTTCACGGCACCCAAAAACGGTTACAAATCGGGGATGAAACTGTTACCGTTCGCATTCCAGCTGGGGTAAAGTCAGGTAGCCGCATTCGGGTAAAGGGCAAGGGCCAAATCAGTCCCTTCAGTCAGCAGCGGGGAGATTTGTATCTCACCATTGAGTTACTGCCTCATTCTTTCTACAGATTTGAAGGAAATAATTTAATTTGTGAAATCCCGATCAGTCCCGTAGAAGCCGTACTCGGTGCCCAAATCGAAGTGCCAACGCCCGACGGCAAGGTGACCATGACCCTTCCCTCCGGAGTCGATTCGGGACAAACATTGAGACTACGCGACAAAGGCTGGCGTGATTCGAAAGGCAACCGGACGGATTTGTTGGTACGGCTGAAGATTGTCACCCCGAAGGAACTGAGCGTGCAGGAAAGAGAATGCTATGAAAAGTTGCAGCAGGTTAGCAGTTTTAACCCTCGACGGGCGATCGCGGAGGTGCATCTATGA
- a CDS encoding YfdX family protein, with protein MNQLNVLKKLQTLVVGFLVFWLLLITPTWMASAAAISNTSNLESINQPDSSLQQEIEKEKQAALDEAESRLDQEAIAAIEETRKAIAAIAEGKTQDALQALERATGKLDILLARYPELGLVPAFTQVAVIDVAPLDLDTVQRLRNQIKSAINAEDFPAARELLNNLMSEIRTVTFNLPLATYPDAMKQAARLLNEKQAEAAKEVLQKTLSTLVITEQARPIPLIEAHTKLLGAVAVADLDRSDAGRLLEDARNYLQLAKELGYARRDPDYAELDQAIKDIQRQLRANEKTASAFAKLQDKFSSFFNRVSEVKQAA; from the coding sequence ATGAATCAACTTAATGTCCTGAAGAAGTTGCAGACTTTGGTGGTAGGTTTTTTAGTTTTCTGGCTATTACTCATCACTCCCACTTGGATGGCGAGTGCGGCTGCTATCTCTAATACGTCCAATCTTGAGAGCATCAATCAACCTGATTCCAGCCTTCAGCAAGAAATTGAAAAGGAAAAACAGGCAGCACTGGATGAGGCTGAGAGCCGTCTAGATCAAGAAGCGATCGCTGCCATAGAAGAAACACGCAAGGCGATCGCGGCAATTGCTGAGGGCAAAACTCAAGATGCATTACAAGCTCTAGAGCGGGCAACGGGCAAGCTAGATATACTTTTAGCCCGCTACCCTGAGTTAGGGTTGGTGCCAGCATTCACTCAAGTCGCTGTGATTGATGTCGCACCACTGGACTTAGATACCGTTCAACGTCTTCGGAATCAAATTAAAAGTGCCATTAATGCTGAAGATTTCCCAGCTGCGCGAGAACTACTCAACAATTTGATGAGTGAAATTCGCACCGTAACGTTCAACCTACCTCTCGCCACTTATCCAGATGCCATGAAACAGGCAGCGCGATTGCTAAACGAGAAACAAGCAGAAGCGGCAAAAGAGGTTTTGCAAAAGACACTTTCTACCTTAGTGATCACTGAACAAGCACGACCGATTCCATTGATTGAGGCTCACACAAAACTCCTTGGTGCTGTTGCTGTTGCCGATCTTGATCGAAGTGATGCTGGGCGACTCTTAGAAGACGCACGGAATTATCTACAACTGGCAAAAGAATTGGGATACGCCCGGCGCGATCCCGACTACGCTGAACTGGATCAAGCCATTAAAGATATCCAGCGACAATTGCGAGCAAACGAGAAAACTGCCAGCGCCTTCGCTAAACTACAAGACAAGTTCTCTAGCTTCTTTAATCGAGTTTCTGAGGTTAAGCAGGCTGCCTAA
- a CDS encoding YfdX family protein has product MTLANIIQSDVQAHQEIEKERQEATTEAEKRVDQEAIAAIAETRNAITAIDEGKTPDAIQALERATGKLDILLARYPNLSLIPISSQVTVLDLAPLDFDIIAEIRAAAKVATDVDDFPNARALLHNLTSEIRTTTVNLPLETYPDAMKEAARLLERGQIDEARTELKLALSTLVVTEQSRPIPLIVGLANLVAASALAKNKSQNMTEQDQDKILKLLKESRTQLNRAKELGYVSSNTDYKELQRMIKDIERQVRAKDSTEGPFAKLREQFSSFLKRRSEKVSKSVQEGQQATNSQAN; this is encoded by the coding sequence ATGACTCTTGCAAACATCATTCAGTCTGACGTTCAAGCTCATCAGGAGATTGAGAAGGAAAGACAGGAGGCAACAACTGAAGCTGAAAAGCGTGTCGATCAGGAAGCAATCGCGGCGATCGCCGAAACTCGCAATGCCATCACCGCAATCGATGAGGGTAAAACCCCAGATGCCATCCAAGCCCTAGAACGGGCAACTGGAAAGCTAGATATTCTGCTGGCACGGTATCCTAACCTCTCGCTTATCCCAATCTCGTCTCAAGTCACAGTCCTTGATTTGGCTCCGCTGGACTTTGACATCATTGCAGAAATTCGTGCTGCTGCGAAGGTCGCCACAGATGTCGATGATTTTCCCAATGCTCGTGCCCTATTGCATAACTTGACGAGCGAGATTCGCACAACCACAGTCAATTTGCCTTTAGAAACCTATCCAGATGCAATGAAAGAGGCAGCCCGATTGTTGGAGCGAGGACAGATTGATGAAGCGCGAACAGAGTTGAAACTGGCACTCTCAACTCTGGTTGTAACTGAACAATCTCGACCAATTCCATTGATCGTTGGACTTGCCAACTTAGTTGCAGCATCTGCACTTGCCAAAAACAAGTCGCAGAACATGACAGAGCAGGATCAGGATAAAATTTTGAAGTTGCTGAAAGAGAGTCGCACCCAACTCAATCGGGCAAAAGAATTGGGATATGTTAGCAGCAATACCGACTACAAAGAGTTGCAGCGGATGATTAAGGATATTGAGCGGCAAGTGAGAGCAAAGGACTCAACAGAAGGACCATTTGCCAAACTTCGGGAACAGTTCTCCAGTTTCCTAAAGCGGCGATCAGAGAAAGTCAGCAAGTCTGTACAAGAAGGTCAACAAGCCACAAATTCTCAAGCTAATTAA
- a CDS encoding HdeD family acid-resistance protein, with amino-acid sequence MNADTADEIQQSSSWSIALGVVMVLLGVGAILEPFVATIAVAIALTWFLLIVGIVRIVQAVQSRRQKGFWLKLLVGLFYVLAWILLITNVFGAALTFTLVLGSLILVEGILEVIAAFKVRPDGNWIWLLFSGILSIILSVLILYQWPSSATWLLGVYAGTSFLFTGIWMIMLPLAVRKQIS; translated from the coding sequence ATGAATGCTGACACAGCAGATGAAATTCAACAAAGCTCAAGCTGGTCAATTGCATTAGGTGTTGTGATGGTTCTGCTGGGGGTTGGAGCAATTTTAGAACCGTTCGTTGCCACGATCGCAGTGGCGATCGCGCTGACCTGGTTTTTGTTAATTGTAGGTATTGTTCGGATCGTTCAGGCAGTTCAATCCCGCAGACAAAAAGGCTTCTGGCTCAAGCTACTGGTTGGGCTTTTCTATGTCCTCGCCTGGATTTTGCTGATTACTAATGTTTTTGGAGCGGCCCTCACCTTTACCCTCGTCCTAGGAAGCCTCATTTTGGTTGAGGGGATCTTAGAGGTGATTGCCGCATTTAAAGTGCGCCCAGACGGTAACTGGATTTGGCTATTGTTCAGTGGCATCCTGTCCATAATTCTGAGCGTCTTAATTCTGTATCAATGGCCCAGCAGTGCAACTTGGTTACTGGGAGTCTACGCAGGAACTAGTTTTTTGTTTACCGGAATCTGGATGATTATGCTGCCTCTGGCAGTTCGCAAGCAGATCAGCTAG
- a CDS encoding ChaB family protein, which yields MTSAFAKPPEKCVSAAFKDEKKLQDAVQRLLDRGVPKERISIIGRNFQSEARITGFLTKKDVILDGLASGALYGSLFGSVLSLLTGVGVLFIPFLGAVVAAGPLGAALLGATSGALYGALGAGLGSALISLGMPQDKAAIYQTRVQAGEFLLVVEVPEEKSGEIFLLLQSAGGEEVAITDMQLPHEPEGELTGSDQISPEIKADLSEEAQQTFVETYNQSLSESPEKTNALKTAWERIKQLFDRDDKGIFSKRKAS from the coding sequence ATGACTTCAGCATTTGCTAAGCCCCCAGAAAAGTGCGTTTCCGCTGCCTTCAAAGATGAAAAAAAGTTACAGGATGCTGTCCAACGCCTGCTTGATCGCGGTGTGCCCAAAGAGCGTATCTCCATTATTGGACGCAACTTCCAATCGGAAGCCCGTATTACTGGTTTTTTGACCAAAAAGGACGTAATCTTGGATGGTCTGGCCAGCGGTGCGCTGTATGGTTCCCTATTTGGCTCCGTTTTAAGCCTACTTACTGGGGTCGGTGTGCTGTTTATTCCCTTTTTAGGTGCAGTCGTAGCAGCAGGACCACTCGGTGCGGCTTTACTGGGAGCGACTAGTGGTGCCCTCTACGGGGCGCTGGGTGCAGGGTTAGGATCTGCTCTCATCTCATTGGGAATGCCCCAAGACAAGGCTGCCATTTATCAAACGCGCGTGCAGGCGGGTGAATTTTTACTGGTCGTAGAAGTTCCCGAAGAAAAATCAGGCGAGATCTTCCTGCTCTTACAAAGTGCAGGAGGTGAAGAAGTTGCCATTACAGATATGCAGTTGCCCCATGAGCCAGAAGGCGAATTGACGGGCAGTGACCAAATTTCGCCAGAGATCAAGGCGGATTTGTCAGAAGAGGCACAGCAAACCTTTGTGGAAACCTATAACCAGTCCCTCAGCGAATCTCCAGAGAAAACCAATGCTTTAAAAACAGCCTGGGAGCGCATCAAGCAATTATTCGATCGCGACGACAAGGGCATCTTTTCTAAACGCAAAGCAAGTTAG
- the dnaK gene encoding molecular chaperone DnaK, which produces MAKVVGIDLGTTNSCVAVMEAGQPVVIANAEGSRTTPSVVAFTKTGDKLVGQIARRQGVMNPDNTFYSVKRFIGRKYDEVTEEAKQVSYKVLRDSNGNVKLDCPILKKQFAPEEISAEVLRKLVNDASKYLGEPVTQAVITVPAYFNDSQRQATKDAGRIAGIEVLRIINEPTAAALAYGLDKKSNETILVFDLGGGTFDVSILEVGDGVFEVKSTSGDTHLGGDDFDKKIVDWLATEFQRNEGVDLRKDKQALQRLTEAAEKAKIELSGATQSQINLPFITATQDGPKHLDVTLTRSQFEQLCSDLLDRCRKPVDQALRDAKLTASDIDEVVLVGGSTRIPAVQQLVRQMTGKEPCQGVNPDEVVAVGAAIQAGVLAGDVKDVLLLDVTPLSLGVETLGGVMTKIIPRNTTIPVKKSEVFSTAADGQTNVEIHVLQGERELAADNKSLGTFRLDGIPPAPRGVPQIEVTFDIDANGILSVSAKDKASGKEQSITITGASTLDKSEVEKMVKEAERNAEADRRRREQIDTKNTADSVAYQAEKQLKDLGDKVPAADKTRMEGMIQDLRTAIEQENYDRMKSLTNDIQQALMQIGSAVYSQASGGTADGGSSTSSSGEDVIDADFVDQQ; this is translated from the coding sequence ATGGCAAAAGTCGTTGGCATCGATTTAGGAACAACAAACTCCTGCGTGGCAGTGATGGAAGCAGGACAACCCGTTGTCATTGCTAATGCCGAAGGCAGCCGAACCACGCCATCGGTTGTAGCATTCACCAAAACAGGCGACAAGCTCGTTGGACAAATTGCCCGACGGCAGGGGGTGATGAACCCAGACAATACTTTTTACTCGGTTAAACGATTTATTGGACGCAAGTATGATGAAGTCACCGAGGAAGCCAAACAGGTTTCCTACAAGGTTTTGCGAGACAGCAATGGCAATGTCAAACTTGACTGCCCAATTTTGAAAAAGCAATTTGCACCAGAAGAAATCTCCGCTGAAGTGCTGCGCAAACTGGTGAATGATGCCAGCAAGTATTTAGGTGAACCCGTTACACAAGCAGTGATTACCGTTCCAGCGTACTTCAACGACTCGCAACGGCAAGCTACCAAAGATGCCGGACGGATTGCAGGCATTGAAGTTCTACGCATCATCAACGAACCGACGGCGGCAGCACTGGCCTATGGGTTGGATAAGAAAAGTAATGAAACCATCCTGGTGTTTGACCTGGGGGGCGGCACGTTTGATGTCTCCATTTTGGAAGTGGGCGATGGCGTGTTCGAGGTTAAATCCACTAGTGGTGACACCCACCTGGGAGGCGATGACTTCGATAAAAAGATCGTGGATTGGCTTGCCACTGAATTTCAGCGCAATGAGGGCGTTGATTTGCGTAAAGACAAGCAAGCCTTGCAACGGCTGACGGAGGCAGCAGAAAAAGCCAAGATTGAACTCTCAGGAGCCACTCAAAGTCAAATTAATTTACCCTTTATCACCGCCACCCAGGATGGTCCCAAGCACCTGGATGTGACGCTGACGCGATCGCAGTTTGAGCAATTGTGTAGTGATCTGCTCGATCGCTGCCGCAAACCTGTAGATCAAGCTCTCCGTGATGCTAAGCTAACGGCGTCTGACATTGATGAAGTCGTGCTGGTGGGTGGTTCGACTCGCATTCCGGCGGTGCAGCAATTAGTCCGGCAAATGACTGGAAAAGAACCGTGTCAGGGCGTGAACCCGGATGAGGTTGTTGCTGTGGGTGCTGCCATCCAAGCGGGTGTATTGGCAGGCGATGTTAAAGACGTGTTGCTATTGGATGTCACACCACTGTCACTAGGGGTAGAAACCCTGGGTGGCGTGATGACCAAAATTATTCCTCGCAACACCACTATTCCAGTGAAAAAATCGGAAGTCTTCTCCACTGCTGCTGATGGCCAAACCAATGTGGAAATCCACGTCTTGCAAGGGGAGCGGGAGCTGGCAGCGGACAACAAGAGCTTGGGAACCTTCCGACTCGACGGCATTCCTCCCGCACCGCGTGGTGTACCCCAAATTGAAGTCACCTTTGACATTGATGCGAACGGCATTCTCTCTGTCTCTGCTAAAGACAAAGCCAGTGGCAAAGAGCAATCAATTACTATCACTGGGGCTTCGACACTCGATAAATCCGAGGTCGAGAAGATGGTGAAAGAAGCCGAACGCAACGCCGAAGCCGATCGCCGCCGCCGCGAACAAATTGATACCAAAAACACTGCTGATTCAGTTGCTTATCAAGCCGAGAAGCAACTCAAAGACTTGGGCGACAAAGTCCCCGCCGCAGACAAAACTCGTATGGAAGGGATGATTCAAGACTTGCGAACCGCGATCGAGCAAGAAAACTACGATCGGATGAAATCCCTCACCAACGACATTCAGCAGGCACTCATGCAAATTGGCAGCGCGGTCTATTCCCAAGCCAGTGGCGGCACCGCAGACGGTGGCAGTTCCACTAGCAGCAGCGGTGAAGATGTTATCGACGCTGACTTTGTAGACCAGCAATAA
- a CDS encoding Hsp20/alpha crystallin family protein, with translation MALVRWEPFREIDTLQRQMNRLFDEIMPTARETGNSITFVPAAEMEETSDAIHLKLEVPGMDAKDLDVQVSADSVSITGERKSETKTEEKGMTRTEFRYGKFQRIIPLPARVQNTNVQAEYKDGILKLTLPKAEEEKNKVVKVNLG, from the coding sequence ATGGCACTCGTTCGTTGGGAACCGTTTCGGGAAATTGATACATTGCAACGGCAGATGAATCGCCTGTTTGACGAGATCATGCCAACCGCCCGCGAAACTGGAAATAGCATTACCTTTGTGCCCGCAGCCGAAATGGAGGAAACTTCCGATGCGATTCATCTTAAGCTAGAAGTCCCAGGTATGGATGCGAAAGATCTAGATGTGCAAGTATCAGCAGACTCTGTTTCAATTACGGGCGAACGGAAGTCAGAAACAAAAACGGAAGAAAAAGGAATGACTCGCACAGAATTTCGCTACGGCAAGTTCCAGCGTATAATTCCATTACCTGCGCGGGTACAGAATACCAATGTTCAGGCTGAGTACAAAGATGGCATTCTAAAACTCACCTTACCGAAGGCTGAAGAAGAAAAGAACAAGGTTGTGAAAGTGAACCTGGGTTAA
- a CDS encoding response regulator produces MKLLIIDDDRETTSVLSAVLTAQQLTVDVAPDAQTALALLQTVPYDLIVLDVILPDADGISLCRTIRQQQQTIPILLLTAKDAVGDRVAGLEAGADDYLTKPYDSAELLARIRTLLRRGQTPITETLTWGALQVDPQACRVTYQGNPIKLTPKEYRLLELFLRYPHRVFDRKALLDHAWSIDECPGEEAVTTQIRGLRRKLEAAGLPTDPIETLYGLGYRLRAWQPDPPSPELDIGKQEAIAAIRQMWQEFQGRLQEQLSLLEKASSHLANQTLTPTQQQQAQSTAHRLIGSLSAYGQPEAAILARHIEQGFAAPQSAIALQLTSLLQQLRQATTQPFFAKAPASSTASQPPLTHRILAIAPNLTLLQPLQTAAPNWGCHLDTATDLTSARQQLLTQTPDAIILDLDFPDTQKTGLTLLTQIKRLGPTPVLILTQQDRLRDSPSKTLRDRITVARLGADAYLQKPASPSDIWRVIHRLLHRFDPITAKLLIVDDDPDLLTRLQTQLQPWGFQVTGLSDPSQFWSVLQTTRPDLLLLDVSMPEYSGIDLCRVVRCDAHWYALPILFLSAHADANTLHKALSVGADDYVLKPIAEADLIQRILQRLGRTSALEGMPILR; encoded by the coding sequence ATGAAACTATTGATTATCGATGACGATCGCGAAACAACTTCTGTTCTGAGCGCTGTACTGACTGCTCAGCAATTGACGGTGGATGTTGCGCCGGATGCTCAGACGGCACTGGCACTGCTCCAAACAGTTCCCTACGATTTAATTGTGCTGGATGTGATATTGCCTGATGCAGATGGTATTTCCCTCTGCCGCACGATTCGGCAACAGCAGCAAACTATCCCGATTTTGCTCTTGACGGCGAAGGATGCAGTGGGCGATCGCGTGGCTGGGTTAGAAGCAGGAGCAGATGACTATCTCACCAAACCCTACGATTCAGCAGAATTGCTGGCGCGAATTCGGACCTTGCTGCGACGAGGACAGACCCCTATTACTGAAACCCTGACCTGGGGAGCGTTGCAGGTCGATCCTCAAGCTTGCAGAGTCACCTATCAGGGCAATCCCATTAAGCTGACCCCCAAAGAATACCGGTTGCTGGAACTCTTTTTGCGCTATCCTCACCGGGTTTTTGATCGCAAAGCATTGCTTGATCACGCCTGGTCAATTGACGAATGCCCAGGGGAAGAAGCTGTGACCACCCAAATCCGGGGACTGCGCCGCAAGCTAGAAGCCGCCGGACTGCCCACCGACCCGATCGAAACGCTATATGGACTGGGCTATCGCTTACGAGCCTGGCAACCGGATCCGCCCTCCCCGGAACTTGACATTGGAAAACAGGAGGCGATCGCCGCCATTAGGCAAATGTGGCAGGAGTTTCAAGGACGACTCCAGGAGCAGTTAAGCCTACTGGAAAAAGCAAGCAGCCACTTAGCCAACCAAACGCTAACCCCAACACAACAGCAGCAGGCCCAGTCCACTGCTCATCGGTTGATCGGTTCCCTCAGCGCTTATGGACAACCAGAGGCAGCAATACTAGCGCGACACATCGAGCAAGGGTTTGCTGCGCCTCAATCTGCGATCGCCCTTCAATTAACCAGCTTGTTACAGCAACTGCGGCAAGCCACCACCCAACCTTTCTTCGCCAAGGCTCCTGCAAGCTCAACAGCATCTCAACCGCCGCTGACCCACCGGATTTTGGCGATTGCCCCTAATCTAACCCTCTTACAACCACTCCAAACCGCAGCACCCAATTGGGGATGTCATCTGGACACAGCCACCGACCTCACCAGTGCCCGTCAGCAGCTTTTGACCCAAACGCCCGATGCCATTATTCTCGATCTAGACTTCCCAGATACCCAGAAAACAGGACTCACCCTCCTAACCCAGATCAAACGCCTGGGACCTACGCCCGTCCTGATTTTGACCCAGCAAGATAGGTTGCGCGATTCTCCTTCAAAGACGCTGCGCGATCGCATCACCGTTGCCCGTTTGGGAGCCGATGCCTACTTGCAAAAACCTGCATCTCCCAGCGATATATGGCGCGTCATTCATCGCCTGCTGCACCGCTTTGATCCCATCACCGCCAAGCTGCTGATTGTAGATGACGATCCCGACCTGCTGACACGATTGCAGACGCAACTGCAACCCTGGGGGTTTCAAGTCACCGGGCTGAGCGATCCCAGCCAGTTTTGGTCGGTGCTGCAAACAACCCGCCCCGATCTGCTACTGCTAGATGTGTCCATGCCCGAATATAGCGGCATTGACCTGTGCCGAGTGGTTCGTTGCGATGCCCATTGGTACGCACTGCCTATCCTATTTCTGTCTGCCCATGCCGATGCCAATACGTTGCATAAAGCCCTGTCAGTCGGAGCCGATGATTACGTCCTCAAGCCGATCGCCGAAGCTGATTTAATTCAGCGAATCTTACAACGCCTGGGACGCACGAGTGCTCTGGAAGGGATGCCCATTTTAAGGTAG
- a CDS encoding TrkA C-terminal domain-containing protein, with protein MAGPREWLPRLGLLLLGIAVLWVLATNRWVSRLLSHWVEWALRRWTHLDARDYASLLRLAEDYGVMELQIDPDDWLADKPLQETDLYQEGMLVLGIQRFDGAYIGAPQGSTVIHPGDVVILYGRLDAFSELDSRKAGSAGDQAHQEAIAHHQEQMRLELEHQNSTRMGR; from the coding sequence GTGGCAGGGCCGCGCGAGTGGCTGCCTCGGCTGGGGTTGCTTTTGCTGGGAATTGCGGTGCTGTGGGTGCTGGCAACGAATCGCTGGGTCAGTCGTTTGCTCTCGCATTGGGTGGAGTGGGCACTGCGGCGCTGGACTCATTTAGACGCGCGAGATTATGCCAGCCTGCTGCGTCTTGCGGAAGATTATGGGGTGATGGAATTGCAAATTGACCCCGACGATTGGCTGGCAGACAAGCCGTTGCAGGAAACTGATCTGTATCAGGAGGGGATGCTGGTGCTAGGAATTCAGCGGTTTGATGGAGCATACATTGGGGCACCTCAGGGTTCGACGGTGATTCATCCTGGGGATGTAGTGATTTTGTATGGTCGCCTGGATGCCTTCAGTGAGTTAGATTCTCGAAAAGCAGGGAGTGCGGGAGATCAGGCGCATCAGGAGGCGATCGCCCATCATCAAGAGCAGATGCGTCTAGAGTTGGAGCATCAGAATTCGACGCGGATGGGTAGGTAA